The Candidatus Thiothrix anitrata genome includes the window ATGTATCCCTTTTGGAATCCTTTTCATCCTCTGTACTACTCAATCCTTCCGCACGCAATACTGGTAACGGCAACATCTCTAACGTACCGCCCAAACGATGTACCTCCTCACATAATTTTTCCATGCGTTCATCCATGAGATGGATATGATCCAGCATCCGATTCATGGTATTAGCAATGGGGTCAGGCATGTCTTGGGTTGCCCCATAAGCATCAAAACCCATTTTCTGAGCAATTTCTTCGCGGCGTTTTTCTTGCGGTTTTCGCGGAGTCACAATACGCCCCGGAATACCGGTGACTGTCGCGCCTTCGGGTACATTTTTTACCACTACTGCGTTGGAACCAACCCGTGCGCCGTTAGCTAACGTAATTGGCCCCAGAATTTTCGCCCCCGCACCAACCACAACATCATTGCCTAACGTAGGGTGGCGTTTACCCTTTTGCCAGCTTGTGCCGCCTAAAGTTACGCCGTGATAAAGGGTGCAATCGTCGCCGATTTCTGCGGTTTCACCGATAACCACCCCCATGCCGTGGTCGATGAAAAAGCGTCGCCCGATGGTCGCGCCGGGGTGGATTTCAATCCCGGTGAATAATCGTGCTATGTTGGATAACACCCGTGCCAACCATTTGAAACCACTACGCCACAACCAATGACTACCCCGATGGATAATGACTGCATGGATACCGGGATAGGTGGTGATGATTTCAAAGACATTACGCGCGGCGGGGTCACGCTCAAAGATGCAGTAAATGTCTTCACGGATGCGCTCGAACATGGCTTTCCTCGGTTATGGGAATTTTCAAGCGGTGTAGTATGCCTGTATCGGTGTTATCTCGCCAATCTCAGGCAATTTTCGGATGCAAACAACAGGCCTATCTCTCAACACGTGCGCGTCCTGCCATACGGTTAACCGAATTCTGTGCAGAATCCTGCAATTGTGTGGCGTTTACGGTTATCATTCCCTACTTTAACGCTACTGCATCAGAGATCATGGCTAAATCGACCAAGAAAAAAAGCTCCCCCGGCAGCAAAACCATTGCCCTCAACAAACAGGCACGCCACGACTATTACATCGAACAGACCTTCGAGGCCGGTTTAGTGCTGCAAGGTTGGGAAGTGAAAAGCCTGCGTGACGGGCGCATCCAGATGAAAGAAAGCTACGTGATCATGGAAAAAGGCGAAGCGTTCCTGTTCGGTGCGCACATCAGTGCCCTGCTGTCAGCGTCCACACACGTTATTCCTGACTCGGTGCGCACCCGCAAACTGCTGCTGCACGGCACCGAAATCGTGCGCATCAACAACGCCGTTGACCGCAAAGGTTACGCCATCGTGCCACTGGCAATGTACTGGAAAAACAACCGTGTCAAAGTCGAAATCGGCTTAGGCAAAGGCAAGCAGTTACACGATAAGCGCGACACCGAAAAAGCACGCGATTGGGGTCGTGAAAAAGACCGGATTATGAAGCGTCATTAATCTAAAGACAGGCGTTGTCATAGAAATGTGCCGCATCACACTAGGAAGTGCTATTATTCGAGTGATACTGGAACTTGTGGAGTTTCTATCCGTCCAATATACACGCTTTAAATGATGAGGAAAACCAGATGACACTAAGAACCCTATTGTACGCGACAGTAGCGATGTTAAGTTTGGCTGGCTGTTACAATGAACACGCCGTTAACTCTGCGCATCATAATGTCAGTGGTGTCACTTCAAACACCCGCCCAGATGGGCAAGCAAGTGGTGGTCACGCAATAAATACAACCAACAGGGTTTGCACTATGGAAGCAAAGCAGTGCCCCGATGGCAATTATGTTAGTCGTAACCCAATCTTAGGTTGCAACTTTGATCCATGCCCCTCCAGCCCCTACACCAACGAGACACCCAGATTCAACTGCCCAACTGATGTTAAGCAATGTCCCGACGGCAGTGCCGTAATGCGTATCCCTGAAAACAACTGCGCATTCGCAGCTTGCCCATAAAACACCAACGGCTCTTGGATCAAACCCAAGAGCCTAACAAAGCAACCGACTACGCTATCACTTACAACCCGGAGAGCTTGAAGTTGGGCATACAGCTGCAACTAGCTTAACGATATTATTACTGGTGAAGGGACTGGCACCTTGAGCCTTAGGAGTGGTACTGGTATATCCCCAACTCGTTGTCCCTACCACAGCATTGGTATTAGCCTCTGACCCAACTGATGTTCCGGACAAAGAGGCACGTTCACCAAAATTAACTAACCAAGGCCCCCCACTTGACCCCCCCGTCTGCCGAGAACCCATAATGCTGTTATTGACACTAGTAGATGCAACATAGGCCTCTGCATCAGTCCGTTGCATTTTTTGCCCGCCGTCATGCGATCCGGGATATCCCAACTGGGTAATAAGTGCCAACCCCTTCAGTCCAGAACCGGTAAAGCCATAACCATTCCATCCGTACCCAAACCAACCCGTGCGATGACCTGCATACTTGTTAGACTGTGGGGCTAAACGGATAACAGCAACGTCATTCTCACAAACAACCCCTCTGGTACTGCACCGATCCGTACCCTCGAAATAGGACTTCATCAAATATATTCGAGATGCATTCCAAGTACCGTAAGGTGCTGTTCCATTATAGTAGGCGGGAACATACTTCACGTCAGTGTAGTATCGTTTTTTACCAAACTCAGCAACACAATGCGCCGCAGTCACGACAACACCCGGCTTAATTAAAGATGCTGAACACACGTATGAGCTAGAACCCTTCTTAAAGAAAAGCTTTCCAGCCCTCCGGTAATAATCAAATTTAGAGGCTTGCAACGCCGAACTGGTGCCCATGCGAGCATCAACCCGTGTTGTAGTGAAGGGCAAATTTTGACTACCATACTCCATGGAATCAACACCGCCATCACCTTCACTAACTGCTGACTGAGCCGCCTTTGACAACCGATTAGCTGACACTAAAACTTGTGGTGAAAGTTGGCCGTTCCCTGTTCCACCGATAGTACTACCTGGCGCACCCGGAAAGCCCACCCCCAAAGCAGCAGAAACGTCTTTATCAGGGAGATCATTCGACAACGG containing:
- a CDS encoding trypsin-like serine peptidase, whose translation is MSKLSKSFPILSVCGVGFVLGCFSSIALASEGGVDGGNVGTGSSVRAGAAVISQAVVHKGEIDYANAKALPLPLSNDLPDKDVSAALGVGFPGAPGSTIGGTGNGQLSPQVLVSANRLSKAAQSAVSEGDGGVDSMEYGSQNLPFTTTRVDARMGTSSALQASKFDYYRRAGKLFFKKGSSSYVCSASLIKPGVVVTAAHCVAEFGKKRYYTDVKYVPAYYNGTAPYGTWNASRIYLMKSYFEGTDRCSTRGVVCENDVAVIRLAPQSNKYAGHRTGWFGYGWNGYGFTGSGLKGLALITQLGYPGSHDGGQKMQRTDAEAYVASTSVNNSIMGSRQTGGSSGGPWLVNFGERASLSGTSVGSEANTNAVVGTTSWGYTSTTPKAQGASPFTSNNIVKLVAAVCPTSSSPGCK
- the smpB gene encoding SsrA-binding protein SmpB, with protein sequence MAKSTKKKSSPGSKTIALNKQARHDYYIEQTFEAGLVLQGWEVKSLRDGRIQMKESYVIMEKGEAFLFGAHISALLSASTHVIPDSVRTRKLLLHGTEIVRINNAVDRKGYAIVPLAMYWKNNRVKVEIGLGKGKQLHDKRDTEKARDWGREKDRIMKRH